GTCAGCAGGTCGTCGCCGGGCTCACGGCTCCGCAGCTCCAGCACATCCGTCATGTAGTCCATGAACGCCCGGCCCTCGGTGGCGAGCACCTCGCCGGGTGTGACGGCGGAGAGCACCGTCTCGGCCCAGGCCCAGAGCATCCGGTGGTCCTCGGCGGGCAGGCCGAGCACCTCGCAGATGATGGTGGTCGGCATCGGGATCGCGAAGTCCTCGACCAGATCGGCCGGTTGGCCCGCCGCGACGATCCCGTCGAGCAGTTCGTCGGCCAGCTCGACGGCCCGGGCCCGCAGCCGCTCGACCCGGCGTACACCGAACTCCCGGGCCACCAGCGACCGGAGCCGGGTGTGCTCGGGCGGCTCGGTGGAGAACAGACCGGCGCCGGTCCGGGCCACCGGACGCATCCGGGGCTGGTCCCGGCCCATCGCCGCGGCCAGGCTGAACCGGGGGTCGGCCAGTACCGCCCGTACGTCCTCGTACCGGGTGACCAGCCAGGCGCCGTCGCCGTACGGCATCCTGATCCGGGCCAGCGGCTGGGCGCGCAACTCGGCGTAGGCGGGGTGAAGTTCGAGGCCACGGGGTTCGAAGGGGTAGGGCAGGGCGGTCTCAGGGCGCATGGGTTGCTCCCGCGTCGAGGATCGACCGGGCGAGCCCGGCGTTGTGGGCGACGAACTCGCCGTCGAGCATCTCGGCGTGGGTGCCGAGACCCTGGACGACGGTCGTCCCGGTGGTCGAACTGCCGTGCCAGGCACCGTCGTGCCCGGCCTCGTGGAGCGCCGCCTTCTCGGCGTCGGCGATCACGGCGATCGTGGCGGCGACCACCCCGAGGTTGGGCGTACGGCCGCAGAACCTGAGATAGTCACGGGCGTGTGCGCGGGTCTCCTCGGCGACCACGGCCGAACCGGTGTGCCGCCGCAGATGCTCCGCGAGCTCACGCTCGAACACCTCGATGTGCTCGTCGGCGAGGTCGAAGGGTTCCGCGATCCGGTGCGAGTCCACGATCACCACATGGGCCACCGTCCGTCCGCGCCGCTCCAGTTCCTTGGCCGTCTCGAAGGCGAGATTGCCGCCGAGCGAGTACCCCAGCAGGGCACAGGGCCCCTCCGGCTGGAGCGACTCCACGAGGTCCGCGTACCGGTCGACCTTGTCGTCCCCCGTCACGTAGTTGAACGCGACCAGCCGGTACTCCGGCAGGTGCGCCGCGAACTGCCGGTACACCAGACCGTGGCCGCCGGCCGGCGGGAAGCAGAAGAGGGTGCTCGGCTGCTTCCCGTTGAACCAGAGGTAGGGCCTACCGCCTTCGATCCGGCCCGTGATGATGTGCTCGACGGTCCGCGCCATACCGTGCAGGGTGGTGACCTCGAACAGCCGGCTGACCGGGACGGCGATGTTGAACTCGCTCTGCAGGCCGTGGATCAGCTCGATCAACTTGATCGAGGAGCCGCCCGACTCGAAGAAGTCGTGCCGCAGACCGGGCTTCTCGATGCCCAGCAGCGCCTGCCAGTGCGCGGCCATCCGGATCTCGTAGAGGGTGGCGGGCGGCTCGGCGTCCCGGTCCTCCGTCTCGGCCGCCGGGGCGGGCAGCGCGGCCAGGTCCACCTTGCCGTTGGCGGTGAGGGGGAGCGCGGGCAGTTCGGTGATGTGGGTCGGGATCATGAACGTCGGCAGGCTGCCGGCCAGTCGGCGACGCAGCGCGCGCCGGTCGAGGGTCCGGCCGGGGGCCGGCACGCAGTAGGCGCAGAGCACCTTCTCCCCGCTGCGATCGGCACGGACGGTGACCACCGCGTTCTTCAGCTCGGGCCACTCGGCGAGCCGGCTCTCGATCTCGCCCGGCTCGATCCGGTGTCCGCGCACCTTGATCTGCGCGTCGGCCCGGCCGAGCAGATGCAGACAGCCGTCCGTGTCCCAGCGCGCCAGGTCGCCCGTGCGGTAGAGCCGGACAGGCTCGGTGCCGTCGGCGCCACCCAGCGGCAGGGTGGTGAACCGGCGGGCGGTGCGCTCCTCGTCGCCCGCGTAGCCGAGTGCGACCCCCGAGCCGCCGATCCACAGTTCGCCGGTCACACCCGGCGGAACGGGACGGCCGTGCCGATCGAGCAGATAGCAGGCGCTGTTGGGGAACGGCCGTCCGATCGGGACCGTCCCGCCGGGCTCCAGCCCCTCCACCGGCCCCTCGAAGTACGCGCTGTCGACGGTGGTTTCGGTGAGCCCGTAGGAGTTGACGAGCCGGGTCCCCGGCCCGCACAGCGCGCGCAGCCGCTCGTACTCCTCGACCTTCCAGAGGTCCGAGCCGACCACCAGCAGCCGCATGAAGTCCAGCCGCAGGCCGGAGCGTTCGCAGTGCTCGACCAGGAGGCGGACCACCGCCGGGACGAACTCCGCCGTGTCCACCCGCTCGGCGCGCATCACCTCGTGCAGCCGCGCGGTGTCGAACAGGACGTCCCGGCCGACCAGCACCAGGGAGCCGCCCGAGCAGAGGGCGCGTACGACGTCACCGGTGAAGACGTCGAAGGAGGGGGCGGCCATCTGCAGGTGGATCCGCGCCTCCGTGTCGAGCCGGTACTCCGTCCGCCAGGCCTGGTACGCCGAGGCCAGATTGCCGTGCGAGACCCGCACGGCCTTGGGTCGGCCGGAGGAACCGGAGGTGTGAATGACGTAGGCCGGGTCGTCCGGAACCACCGGGACGTCGGAGTACTCCGCCGCCTCCTT
This genomic stretch from Streptomyces deccanensis harbors:
- a CDS encoding cytochrome P450, translating into MRPETALPYPFEPRGLELHPAYAELRAQPLARIRMPYGDGAWLVTRYEDVRAVLADPRFSLAAAMGRDQPRMRPVARTGAGLFSTEPPEHTRLRSLVAREFGVRRVERLRARAVELADELLDGIVAAGQPADLVEDFAIPMPTTIICEVLGLPAEDHRMLWAWAETVLSAVTPGEVLATEGRAFMDYMTDVLELRSREPGDDLLTTLVRACREQKLIAEEELLSIACDLLIAGFVSTTNQIGNFFHQLLFNPAELVRLRERPELIPRAVEELMRYVPLLTGFSLPRYATADVELGGVTVRAGEAVMIATAAANRDPEVFPEPERLVLDRPANPHIGFGHGVHYCVGAHLARLELQVAIERVLARLPGLRPAVPEHALRWKQDAMVNGLQSLPVAW